The following proteins are co-located in the Megalobrama amblycephala isolate DHTTF-2021 linkage group LG12, ASM1881202v1, whole genome shotgun sequence genome:
- the rab35b gene encoding ras-related protein Rab-35b isoform X2, which translates to MARDYDHLFKLLIIGDSGVGKSSLLLRFADNTFSGSYITTIGVDFKIRTVEINGEKVKLQIWDTAGQERFRTITSTYYRGTHGVIVVYDVTSAESFVNVKRWLHEINQNCDDVCRILVGNKNDDPNSKVVETNDAQKFAEQMGISLFETSAKENVNVEEKLQKTSTDSVWACNYSVMS; encoded by the exons GTGTTGGGAAGAGCAGTCTTCTCCTGCGTTTTGCAGACAACACTTTTTCAG GTAGTTACATCACCACTATTGGAGTCGACTTCAAGATCCGGACGGTGGAAATCAACGGAGAGAAGGTGAAACTGCAGATATGGGACACAGCCGGACAAGAGCGTTTcagaaccatcacgtctac GTATTACAGAGGAACCCATGGGGTCATAGTAGTGTATGACGTCACCAGTGCCGAGTCCTTTGTCAATGTCAAACGATGGCTGCATGAAATAAACCAGAACTGCGATGACGTCTGTCGAATATTGG TGGGCAATAAAAACGACGATCCAAACTCTAAGGTTGTGGAGACGAATGACGCACAGAAGTTCGCAGAGCAGATGGGAATCAGTCTGTTTGAGACGAGTGCAAAGGAGAACGTCAACGTGGAGGAG AAACTGCAGAAGACGTCCACAGATTCCGTCTGGGCCTGTAACTACAGCGTGATGTCCTGA
- the rab35b gene encoding ras-related protein Rab-35b isoform X1: MARDYDHLFKLLIIGDSGVGKSSLLLRFADNTFSGSYITTIGVDFKIRTVEINGEKVKLQIWDTAGQERFRTITSTYYRGTHGVIVVYDVTSAESFVNVKRWLHEINQNCDDVCRILVGNKNDDPNSKVVETNDAQKFAEQMGISLFETSAKENVNVEEMFNCITELVLRAKKESVAKQQQQQQNDVIKLGKNSKRKKKCC; the protein is encoded by the exons GTGTTGGGAAGAGCAGTCTTCTCCTGCGTTTTGCAGACAACACTTTTTCAG GTAGTTACATCACCACTATTGGAGTCGACTTCAAGATCCGGACGGTGGAAATCAACGGAGAGAAGGTGAAACTGCAGATATGGGACACAGCCGGACAAGAGCGTTTcagaaccatcacgtctac GTATTACAGAGGAACCCATGGGGTCATAGTAGTGTATGACGTCACCAGTGCCGAGTCCTTTGTCAATGTCAAACGATGGCTGCATGAAATAAACCAGAACTGCGATGACGTCTGTCGAATATTGG TGGGCAATAAAAACGACGATCCAAACTCTAAGGTTGTGGAGACGAATGACGCACAGAAGTTCGCAGAGCAGATGGGAATCAGTCTGTTTGAGACGAGTGCAAAGGAGAACGTCAACGTGGAGGAG ATGTTTAACTGCATCACAGAGCTGGTGCTCCGGGCAAAGAAAGAGTCTGTGGCcaaacagcagcaacagcagcagaacGATGTGATTAAACTCGGCAAGAATAGCAAACGAAAGAAAAAATGCTGCTAG